The genomic window GCGATGCACACATTTACAACAACCATTTTGAGCAACTGGAATTGCAATTGTCACGCAAACCAAAACCATTACCAAAAATGATTTTGAATCCTGCCGTAAAAAATATATTCGACTTTACTTTTGAAGATTTTACGCTAGTGGGTTACGAACCACACGATTCTATAAAAGGAAGTGTTGCGGTTTAACTTCATCTATTGAAATAAATAATTTATATAAAAATATGCCAACACCAGCTTCAGAATGTTTGTATTGCCAAAACAATGAGACATTACACAATTTAATGATTAAAATTACGGATTTAGAAGTTTCGCAATTATTCTTGTTCAAAGAGCAATCTTATACGGGTCGTTGTAATGTAGTTTATAAGGACCACGGCGTGGAACTTCACGAATTGAGTGATGATCAACGTGATGCTTTTATGCGTGATGTTGCCAAAACTGCCAAAGCCATTGCAGCAGCATTTAACCCAACAAAAATCAACTACGGTGCTTATGCAGATACTCTATCGCATCTGCACATGCACATCGTTCCTAAATACAAAGACGGATACGGTTTTGGAGGTGTATTTGAAATGAACCCACAAAAAACATATCTTTCTGACGCAGAATACAATGAAGTAATCGCAAAAATAAAAGCAGGCTTATAAACACCAATCTTATTCTTGAACCAAAATAAAAAATCCGCTTTACAGCGGATTTTATTTTTATTTAAACTACTAAAACACCATTTTCGGCACCTGCAAAACCATTCCAAATAAAAGAATCAGCTTCTGGCTCGTTGATGTAAGCACCATCTACAATATACTTAAACTCATAAGACGCCTCTTTTGGAATTTCAAAAACTCCCTTGAAAGTACCGTTTTTCAACTTTGACAACTCTCCTTTTTCAGGATTCCAATCATTGAAATCGCCCACAACTGAAGCTGTACTTGCTTCTTTGGCTTCAACCGAAAATGTAACTTTACAAACCGGTTTCGTTTTTACGAATTGTTTTTTTATTGCCATAACCATTTCATTTTTATAATTATACAACAAAGTACGCTTATTTCTTTTTACATCCAACATTTAAAGGACAGATTTACGACTATCTTAAAAACAATCCTAATTTTCGGATAGATTCCTAAAAATGATTGCCTAATTTTTTTACATCCCAAAATAGAAAATAGGAGTCTTTGAAGAATCTTAAATTAAAATAATAGCATTTCAAAATAAATTTTATCTTTATAATCAAAATTTGACTTTATGGAAAAAGAACAACAAGAACTATATGAATATGCTCGAAGAAGAATAGTTCAAAAAAAGAGACTGTATTTCCACTTTGTTTTATTTGTTCTGGGCAGCATCTTCCTATTTATTTCCAATCATTTTCAAGCATTTGGCTTTACTGCTAACTGGTGTATTTGGGTCATTGCCGCATGGGCATTTTTATTTGTACTGCACTTCATAAAAGTGTATATCACAGATAGATTTATGAATAAAGCCTGGGAAAAAGAACAAATCGACAGGCTGATTCTTAAACAAGAAAAAAAAATAGCCCAACTACAAACTAAAATAGAAGAAGAAACAGCCTCTAAAACTCAATAAAAAATGATAATTATGATTGCGGCTGTTGCCGAAAACAATGCGTTAGGAAAGAACAACGATTTACTTTGGCACTTGCCTAATGATTTCAAACGATTCAAAGCAGTTACTTCTGGACATTATATTATTATGGGGAGAAAAACGTTTGAAAGTTTCCCAAAACCTTTGCCTAATAGAACTCACGTTATTATAACTCGACAAAAAGATTTTCAGTACGAGGGTTGTATCGTTGTCGATTCAATACAAAAAGCAATTGAAGTTTGTCCTAAAAATGAAACTATTTTTGTAATTGGCGGTGGCGAAATTTACACTCAATCTATGGCTTTTGCGGATCAATTGGACATCACAAGAGTGCATCATTCATTCGAAGCAGATGTTTATTTCCCTGAAATAAATCCTGAAATCTGGGACTTAACCAGCGAAACCTTTAACACAAAAGACGAAAAACATCTTTTTGATTATACTTTTCAAACATTTGTTAGAAAAAAGTAAACCTGCTAAACAGAAAATATCCAAAAATCTAGTTTACCTTTGTTTCAAATTTTAAAAAATGTCAAAAAACATCACTCCTTATAAAGACTCTACTTTAAGCAAAAAAGAACAAGTTGCCTCCATGTTCGACACCATTTCGGGTAATTATGACAACCTAAATCGAGTTATTTCTTTTGGAATAGACGTGAAATGGCGCAAAAAAGTGTTGCAAATGGTAGCTAAAACCAATCCGAAAACAATTTTGGATATTGCCACAGGAACAGGCGATTTGGCAATTTTAATGGCAGAAACCAAGGCCGAACAAATCATTGGTTTAGATATTTCGGCAGGAATGCTGGAAGTGGGTAAGAAAAAAATTGAAGAAAAAAAGTTATCCAGCACTATAGAAATGGTTTTGGCAGATTCGGAGAACATGCCCTTTGATGACAATTATTTTGATGCTATAACAGTGGCTTTTGGTGTTCGAAATTTTGAAAATCTAGAAAAAGGATTGGCTGAAATTTTGAGAGTTTTAAAACCTAATGGGATTTTTGTTATTTTAGAAACTTCGGTTCCAAACAAAACGCCTTACAAGCAAGGCTACACCTTTTACAGCAAAAACATCTTACCTCTTATTGGCAAACTCTTCTCAAAAGACAATGTTGCTTACGGATATTTGTCAGAATCGGCAGCGGCTTTTCCTTATGGTGAAGCGCTAAACAATATTTTGAGAAAAATTGGGTTTATAGATGTGGTTGCTTTGCCACAAACTTTTGGAGTGGCCACTATTTATTCAGCTTCCAAAAAATAATATGAGAAAAATAATTATCATACTGTTATTAGCAATCGTTACTAAAGGTCAGGCTCAAATAGCCAATAGACTATTCAGTAAAGATCCTATTATTAATCTAGAGAATTTTCAAAAACAACGTTTGCATTTTGGGTTTTACTTGGGTTTTAATTCCTATGACTTCAAAATGGATTATAAAACAGTAAGCGAGGATATTCAGGTCAAAAAAAGCAATGGTTTCAATGTGGGATTGGTTGCTGATTTGAAGCTTCATGAATACATTCGGCTGCGATTTGAACCCGGATTGTATTACACTAAAAGAGATTTATACTACCCTTTGAGCTATTTCCCGACTACTCCTACTCGTTCGGATGTGATTCGAGAAGTAAATAGTACTAACCTACATTTTCCTTTATTACTGAAATTTTCTGCATTAAGAACTGGAAATGTTCGTCCGTATTTATTGGGTGGTGTTTCGGCAACTTTAAATTTATCGAGCAATTCAAAAGTAATAGATGACAATTCCGAGGATATCTTTAGAGTAAAACCTTGGACAACAAATTATGAACTTGGTTTTGGTATTGATATTTTTTCAGAATATTTTATATTTTCTCCTTCTATACGTGGTGTTTTCGGACTTAACGATGAATTAATTCGTGATAACGACGCTAATAGTCCGTGGACTGGAAATATTGAATCGATGAAAACCAGAGCTGTTTTTATCAATTTTACTTTTCACTAGTCTTAAATAGTAGGCAGTGTTCAGATTTCAGTGTTCAGGTTTCGGCAAAATTCACTCAAAACAATAGCCGTTGCGGTAGCTACATTAAGGCTTTCTGTTTTTTGAAGGGTTCCAAAACGAGGAATAGACAACCTATTTTTAGCCCATTTTTCAAGTTGTGGAGAAATTCCATTGGCTTCGTTGCCCATTATAATGATTCCCTCTTGAGGCAAATTCGTTTTATAAATATTGGTTCCATCCATAAAAGTTCCAAAAACTGGCAGTTGAGTTTCTTTAATAAAAGATTCTAAATCAATATAATTCACATTCACTCTAGCAATAGAACCCATTGTGGCTTGAACTACTTTTGGATTATAAATATCAACAGTTTCCTTGGAACAAATTAATTGACCAATTCCGAACCAGTCGCACAATCGCAATATAGTTCCTAAATTGCCTGGGTCACGGATGGAATCAAGAGCCACAATCAATCCTGATTCGATAATTTTTTTCTCGGCTGGAATTTTAAAAACAGCCAAACAGGTATTTGGAGTTGTCAGAGCACTGATTTTTTTTAAATCAGTTTCTGAAATTGTAGTTTTTTTATCTTTAGAAACTTCCTGAAAATCGTTTTGAGTGGTGTATAAATGTTCTAATTCAAAATTTGATGCTACCAATTCTTGGATTACCTTTATGCCCTCTGCAATAAATAATTGATGAGCAGCCCTATATTTTTTTTGTTGCAAACTCGTTATAAGCTTTATTTGGTTTTTACTAACCATAAAAAATGTACTTTTGAATTATATTTTAAGAACAGTTGAAAAAGATTAGCACAAAAATAACAACATTTATTTTAATCGGAATAATTATCTCGGCTTGCGAGACTACAAAACGTGTCCCGAAAGGTAAACAGCTTCTTACCAAGAATGAAATTTCTGTAAATGAGAAAAAAACTAATGATGAAGAAGTAATCAATCAATTGTATCAAAAACCCAACAGTTCGATTTTGGGTTACCGACTACGGTTGAATTTATACAATCTGGCTAAACCGAATCCAGACTCCTCGTACCAGGCTAAATTCACAAACAATCCAGACAAGTACGAACGAATGTCCAAATTGTTATCGGCTAAACAAGTAGATCGTTTGGGACAATCCTTTTGGTACAAAGGAATTCCAAATTTCTTAAAAAAAACTGGAGAAGCTCCCGTTATTCTTGACACCATTAGAGCTAACAAATCGATTTCGAGATTGAAATACTATTATTTCAACAATGGCTTTTTTAGTGTAAAAGCCAATTACAAAGTAGATAGTATTACTGCCAAAAAAGCCGCTGTAAAATACACCCTAACCACTGGAAATCCTTATTTTCTTGACACCATAAAAACCAGTATCAAAACTCCTGCATTGGATTCTTTGTACGAAGCAAACAAGGCAGAAGCCATTTTGAAATCAGGCAATCAATACAAAACCAAAGATTTTGAAGAAGAAAAAAACAGGATTAGTACTCATTTTAGAAATCGTGGTGCCTATAATTTTCAATCCAATTACATAACTTATGATTTAGACACTCTCAACAGCAATAACAAAGTAAATGTCAATCTAAAAATAAATAATTATTCGTATCAAGAAAACGACTCTACTAAAACAGAACCTTTTAAAATATACAAAATAAGCGACGTAAAAATTTATACCGATTATTCAGCCGCAACTAGCAAAGAGCCCATCACAGACAGTACAACTTATAACAACTTTAACCTTTACAGTCACAGCAAATTAAAATACAGACCAAGAGCCATAACCGATGCTGTTTTTATCAACAAAGGAAATTTATTTGCCGATTTCCGAACTGTTTTGACCACACGCTATTTGAATAATCTCAAAACATTTAACTATCCAACAATTTTGTATGAAGTGGACAAAAGAGACTCAACAGCACAATCTTTGATTGCCAAAGTCTATTTATCTCCTCGAAAAAAGTACAGTTTCAACCCAAGTCTTGATGTTACCCACTCTAACATTCAGGATATTGGAATATCAGCCAGCGTTGGAGGAACGATTCGAAATATATTTAACGGAGCCGAAACATTAGAAATATCAGGCAGAGGTAACATTGGTTCTTCTCAAGATATGGCCAACCCTAAAAATAATTTTTTCAATGTATCGGAATATGGAAT from Flavobacterium eburneipallidum includes these protein-coding regions:
- a CDS encoding dihydrofolate reductase, whose protein sequence is MIIMIAAVAENNALGKNNDLLWHLPNDFKRFKAVTSGHYIIMGRKTFESFPKPLPNRTHVIITRQKDFQYEGCIVVDSIQKAIEVCPKNETIFVIGGGEIYTQSMAFADQLDITRVHHSFEADVYFPEINPEIWDLTSETFNTKDEKHLFDYTFQTFVRKK
- a CDS encoding 2TM domain-containing protein; translated protein: MEKEQQELYEYARRRIVQKKRLYFHFVLFVLGSIFLFISNHFQAFGFTANWCIWVIAAWAFLFVLHFIKVYITDRFMNKAWEKEQIDRLILKQEKKIAQLQTKIEEETASKTQ
- a CDS encoding isoamylase early set domain-containing protein — encoded protein: MAIKKQFVKTKPVCKVTFSVEAKEASTASVVGDFNDWNPEKGELSKLKNGTFKGVFEIPKEASYEFKYIVDGAYINEPEADSFIWNGFAGAENGVLVV
- a CDS encoding HIT family protein, with the translated sequence MPTPASECLYCQNNETLHNLMIKITDLEVSQLFLFKEQSYTGRCNVVYKDHGVELHELSDDQRDAFMRDVAKTAKAIAAAFNPTKINYGAYADTLSHLHMHIVPKYKDGYGFGGVFEMNPQKTYLSDAEYNEVIAKIKAGL
- a CDS encoding TrmH family RNA methyltransferase, with the protein product MVSKNQIKLITSLQQKKYRAAHQLFIAEGIKVIQELVASNFELEHLYTTQNDFQEVSKDKKTTISETDLKKISALTTPNTCLAVFKIPAEKKIIESGLIVALDSIRDPGNLGTILRLCDWFGIGQLICSKETVDIYNPKVVQATMGSIARVNVNYIDLESFIKETQLPVFGTFMDGTNIYKTNLPQEGIIIMGNEANGISPQLEKWAKNRLSIPRFGTLQKTESLNVATATAIVLSEFCRNLNTEI
- a CDS encoding BamA/TamA family outer membrane protein codes for the protein MKKISTKITTFILIGIIISACETTKRVPKGKQLLTKNEISVNEKKTNDEEVINQLYQKPNSSILGYRLRLNLYNLAKPNPDSSYQAKFTNNPDKYERMSKLLSAKQVDRLGQSFWYKGIPNFLKKTGEAPVILDTIRANKSISRLKYYYFNNGFFSVKANYKVDSITAKKAAVKYTLTTGNPYFLDTIKTSIKTPALDSLYEANKAEAILKSGNQYKTKDFEEEKNRISTHFRNRGAYNFQSNYITYDLDTLNSNNKVNVNLKINNYSYQENDSTKTEPFKIYKISDVKIYTDYSAATSKEPITDSTTYNNFNLYSHSKLKYRPRAITDAVFINKGNLFADFRTVLTTRYLNNLKTFNYPTILYEVDKRDSTAQSLIAKVYLSPRKKYSFNPSLDVTHSNIQDIGISASVGGTIRNIFNGAETLEISGRGNIGSSQDMANPKNNFFNVSEYGIDLKLNIPRIWLPFETEKIIPKSMIPSTILSAGLSTQQNIGLDKQNFTSILAYNWTPKRNSTARFDLFNMQYVRNLNPENYFNVYESSYNALNNIGKTYNTEPEFVDDDGNLRIESGTKGFTNAVLSNNTALTTADQEYADVLNIEERRIRLTENDFILASSFTFSKTTKTDIQDNNFYLFRTKIESAGSLLSLISNTTGLQKNKNGNYEIFNLEYSEYIKTEFDYIKYWDLSKEKVIAIRSFFGIAIPYGNSNNIPFSRSYFAGGSNDNRAWQPYRLGPGSSGAINDFNEANMKIALSAEFRFKIFGSLKGALFADAGNIWNVLDNITFDSASFKKASDLKELALGTGFGLRYDLNFFVVRFDLGFKTYNPANESNKRWFNEYDFANSVLNFGINYPF
- the ubiE gene encoding bifunctional demethylmenaquinone methyltransferase/2-methoxy-6-polyprenyl-1,4-benzoquinol methylase UbiE; the protein is MSKNITPYKDSTLSKKEQVASMFDTISGNYDNLNRVISFGIDVKWRKKVLQMVAKTNPKTILDIATGTGDLAILMAETKAEQIIGLDISAGMLEVGKKKIEEKKLSSTIEMVLADSENMPFDDNYFDAITVAFGVRNFENLEKGLAEILRVLKPNGIFVILETSVPNKTPYKQGYTFYSKNILPLIGKLFSKDNVAYGYLSESAAAFPYGEALNNILRKIGFIDVVALPQTFGVATIYSASKK
- a CDS encoding porin family protein; the protein is MRKIIIILLLAIVTKGQAQIANRLFSKDPIINLENFQKQRLHFGFYLGFNSYDFKMDYKTVSEDIQVKKSNGFNVGLVADLKLHEYIRLRFEPGLYYTKRDLYYPLSYFPTTPTRSDVIREVNSTNLHFPLLLKFSALRTGNVRPYLLGGVSATLNLSSNSKVIDDNSEDIFRVKPWTTNYELGFGIDIFSEYFIFSPSIRGVFGLNDELIRDNDANSPWTGNIESMKTRAVFINFTFH